One window of Falco cherrug isolate bFalChe1 chromosome W, bFalChe1.pri, whole genome shotgun sequence genomic DNA carries:
- the LOC129734489 gene encoding heat shock factor protein 5-like: MNELQNPPMQSSYEAELMPSDWLCNTSEENKKAEVSLEAMFQVAAEVHSSCKAEKVGVAPVESQNSILELNGNQALPVNSYTPSSTEESQLECLTPVTSDTSFLVAADGALDLSPLQPSDILCAADTTLSIETAAAAKILQELLTTQEADEERSKEPDHRPAEFSLMFFQEELSSPEQENTSVKSESRTAETEERQFTSGAEPVNESVEQTDSSVKSFSQKRHSSYTGSSLDLRLPVDVPRKRGCFLEDEIRE; this comes from the exons ATGAATGAACTGCAG aatcctCCAATGCAGTCATCTTATGAAGCTGAACTGATGCCGTCTGACTGGCTATGTAAtacatctgaagaaaacaagaaggcagaagtCAGTCTTGAAGCCATGTTTCAGGTTGCCGCTGAGGTGCATTCAtcatgcaaagctgaaaaggtgGGAGTGGCACCTGTAGAGAGCCAGAATTCAATCCTGGAGCTTAATGGAAATCAGGCACTGCCTGTTAATAGTTACACACCTTCTTCAACTGAGGAAAGCCAGCTGGAATGTCTCACTCCTGTAACTTCAGACACGTCATTTCTGGTGGCAGCAGATGGAGCACTGGATTTGTCTCCGTTACAGCCTTCTGACATTCTTTGTGCTGCCGATACCACTCTGTCTatagaaactgctgctgctgctaaaatactACAAGAACTTCTGACCACACAGGAAGCAGATGAAGAACGGAGCAAAGAACCAGATCACCGCCCAGCTGAGTTCTCCCTcatgttttttcaggaagaattgtCCAGTCCAGAGCAG gagaatacTAGTGTTAAAAGTGAATCCAGGACAGCggagacagaagagagacaATTCACTTCAGGAGCTGAGCCTGTGAACGAATCTGTAGAACAGACAGattcatctgtaaaatctttCTCCCAGAAAAGACACAGTTCATACACAGGCAGCTCTCTCG